A single region of the Brassica rapa cultivar Chiifu-401-42 chromosome A03, CAAS_Brap_v3.01, whole genome shotgun sequence genome encodes:
- the LOC103858629 gene encoding F-box protein At4g00893 has protein sequence MTSNLRHFFNIMIIHACFNFVVLTIYRSNRDVNNNNDKPERENIFSFDLPSCLLGVIMSLLMLKDKIRASTVCKKWLEAAKSVRVVHKHQWFVSIPTFGNSINLFDPLERKKYTLNLPEKGVTDVAYSKDGWLLMRRSSFVEFFFFNPYSRELISLPDNELPYKAIAFSSAPTSETCTLVTLNRISEYIVAISTCYPGATEWITKKFHCYLAFGPNVHSNLVCVNDRFYCFTSRGVLFEFDPASRTLSHQAWDDVRFPEIHNNEWSYLPKELYLMEQKGELILMYTYGAEKPVVYKLVSSKWEEMSSTLDGLTIFASMYSSETRMDVLGMKNSVYFPKYGLRNNMQCVSYSYNDARYYPGLPERRLLCPVDSLWIDPPPFLK, from the coding sequence ATGACTTCCAATTTGagacatttttttaatataatgataattcatgcatgttttaattttgttgTTCTAACTATTTATAGGTCCAACAGAGatgtcaacaacaacaacgataaGCCTGAGAGAGAAAACATTTTCAGTTTTGACCTTCCATCATGCCTCTTGGGAGTAATAATGTCACTGCTTATGCTAAAAGATAAAATTCGTGCATCTACCGTCTGCAAGAAATGGCTTGAAGCCGCTAAATCTGTTAGGGTTGTTCATAAGCATCAATGGTTTGTCTCCATTCCTACATTTGGAAATTCTATTAATCTTTTCGATCCATTGGAGAGGAAGAAGTACACACTGAATCTGCCTGAGAAAGGTGTAACTGATGTTGCTTACTCAAAAGACGGATGGTTGCTTATGCGCAGATCATCCTTTGTGgaattcttcttcttcaaccccTACTCTCGGGAGCTCATAAGCTTGCCAGACAATGAATTGCCATATAAGGCAATTGCTTTCTCTTCTGCTCCTACATCGGAAACTTGTACTTTGGTCACATTAAACCGTATTTCAGAATATATTGTGGCCATCAGCACTTGCTATCCTGGAGCAACTGAGTGGATAACCAAAAAGTTTCATTGCTATCTTGCTTTTGGCCCCAATGTCCATAGCAACCTTGTATGTGTTAATGATCGCTTCTACTGCTTCACCTCAAGAGGTGTTCTATTTGAATTTGATCCAGCTTCTCGCACATTGAGTCATCAAGCATGGGATGATGTTAGATTCCCAgaaattcataacaatgaatgGTCGTATCTGCCAAAGGAACTTTACTTGATGGAGCAGAAAGGAGAGCTAATTCTCATGTATACATATGGAGCTGAGAAACCAGTGGTGTATAAGTTGGTCTCTTCAAAATGGGAAGAGATGAGTAGTACACTAGACGGCTTGACAATCTTTGCAAGTATGTATTCCTCGGAGACCAGAATGGATGTTTTAGGGATGAAGAACAGCGTGTATTTCCCAAAGTATGGCTTACGTAACAACATGCAATGTGTATCCTACTCATATAATGATGCCAGGTACTATCCGGGTCTGCCGGAAC